The following coding sequences lie in one Cinclus cinclus chromosome 15, bCinCin1.1, whole genome shotgun sequence genomic window:
- the LOC134050108 gene encoding uncharacterized protein LOC134050108: MGQLLTQNTGLAWHVSQSDSYTGPLHDIYPEAAFQGLKWNKRYKRNVIPRGKTVSVLLCLFFFFFFFLQLPQNSRIQNSYSECFGRDSKAGYSRFQSTPWKINHLSAACSRSPAQSDCCPVLLPDCMLPLLCAPAAQCSSLTVPSFGKPPFHPSSQRWRLRRSARHPCRVIARARPPMRVIARAAAHPCRVIALARPLLRVIARAAAHPCRVIAPRRPAASSPRPRRISTPDPPGSIISPAHPARGIIIRGCRSTSPPRTASPAHLAAPALPAAQPRSPAPPAQKSLWHRSHAACRCLEKLDSVSSVEIFCLPFNLLEKLDWNVEAQGRPSHRCELQVPPYLRTQRCSGVTADGKPVMCKSPSWKRCWSLECEGLGPGKKASSEWCALGTGRACPYPSARSI, from the exons atgggccaactcctcacccaaaacactggtctggcttggcatgtcagtcagtccgattcctacactgggcctctgcatgatatttacccagaagctgcctttcaaggactgaagtggaacaaaaggtataaaagaaatgtcattcccagagggaaaaccGTTTCAGTTCTCttgtgtctgtttttttttttttttttttttttacagttacctcaaaattcccggatccagaacagctactctgagtgttttggtagagattccaaagcaggatacagtaggtttcaaagtacaccttggaaaatcaatcatttgtctgcagcatgcagcag gagccctgcccagtctgactgctgcccagtgctgctccctgactgtatGCTCCCTttg CTGTGTGCACCTGCTGCCCAGTGCTCGTCACTTACTGTACCCTCTTTCGGCAAGCCTCCGTTCCACCCGAGTTCGCAGCGGTGGCGACTGCGCCGGTCCGCCCGCCACCCGTGCCGCGTCATCGCCCGGGCCCGCCCACCCATGCGCGTCATCGCCCGGGCTGCCGCCCACCCATGTCGCGTCATCGCCCTGGCCCGCCCACTCCTTCGCGTCATCGCCCGGGCTGCCGCCCACCCATGTCGCGTCAtcgccccgcgccgcccggcAGCATCatcgccccggccccgccgcatCAGCACCCCGGACCCCCCCGGCAGTATCATCTCCCCGGCCCACCCGGCGCGCGGCATCATCATCCGGGGCTGCCGCTCCACATCACCACCCAGGACCGCTTCCCCGGCTCATCTCGCCGCCCCGGCCCTCCCGGCTGCACAGCCCCGCTCTCCTGCTCCGCCGGCCCAG AAGTCCTTGTGGCACAGGAGCCATGCTGCTTGCAGATGTTTAGAGAAATTGGATTCAGTGAGTTCTGTAGAAATCTTCTGCTTACCTTTTAATCTTCTGGAGAAGCTGGACTGGAACGTGGaagctcaggggagaccttccCACAG GTGTGAGCTCCAAGTCCCTCCATACCTGAGGACTCAAAGGTGTTCGGGTGTGACAGCAGATGGGAAACCTGTGATGTGCAAGTCACCCAGTTGGAAGCGGTGCTGGAGCTTGGAGTGTGAGGGACTGG GACCAGGGAAAAAGGCATCAAGTGAGTGGTGtgccctggggacaggcagagccTGTCCTTACCCGTCTGCCAGGAGCAtctga